In Lentilactobacillus sp. SPB1-3, the sequence TATCAATTCCGCTGGAACTAGCGATGCTAGCATGATCAGTTCAGTGTCATTGGCTCCCGCTGATCCAGGCACAGGGGTCAAAGTTAACATTGAACCATACAATGGAGAAAACAACATTACTCAAGTAACTTCTCAACAATATGCGATGGTTGCCACTATGGCTGGGGTAAATGATGTGATTATCACAGTTACAGCTGACAAACCAGTTTCTGGTGAATCTGCATTGACTGGTGTTTACAAGGCGCTTGCCAACGATGGAATTACCTTGAATCAACAAAATACTCAAGCAGCTAACGGTGTTTTGGATGCTACTCAACCAGCAATCAATAAAAACAGTGATGATAAGAGTTATCCTGGTAAGTTGATGGCCGCAGTTGGTCAAGTGTCATCTGATTTAGCTAAGCAACGTCAAAAGAATGATCAATTAGCAACTAAGGATGATATCCAACAAATGCTACAAGATGCTTTACAAAAACAAGGTATCTCTAACAACACTTCACAAACCACAATTAACAACATTGTTGTGGCGTTAGGAAATGTTCAAAAGGCACCCATCTCTGAATCAAATACGTATATTGATAATGCCAAGGGAATGGCCAGTGGTTTGGCTAACTCAGTTGGTGAC encodes:
- a CDS encoding DUF1002 domain-containing protein, which produces MKTHFKTKVTFIAMALLAIVGIFSIGSQSVKADENVQSKALSQPYVVYGSGLASEDKDNISNTLGVKSNYQSLTVDGSDYATYINSAGTSDASMISSVSLAPADPGTGVKVNIEPYNGENNITQVTSQQYAMVATMAGVNDVIITVTADKPVSGESALTGVYKALANDGITLNQQNTQAANGVLDATQPAINKNSDDKSYPGKLMAAVGQVSSDLAKQRQKNDQLATKDDIQQMLQDALQKQGISNNTSQTTINNIVVALGNVQKAPISESNTYIDNAKGMASGLANSVGDKMADLKDFANSADAKKAEGLLARIWQAVVDFFSNLF